A DNA window from Nitrospinota bacterium contains the following coding sequences:
- a CDS encoding RidA family protein, with product MEKKPIQTPNAPSAIGPYSQAIRIGEFLYTSGQIALDPETMEMMNGEIEQETELVLKNVEAILKAGNMNLGHVVKTTVYLTDLGEFTRMNQVYEKFFAETKPARACVQVAALPKGAKVEIDAIAHT from the coding sequence ATGGAAAAAAAACCGATTCAAACTCCAAACGCACCCTCGGCAATAGGACCCTATTCCCAGGCTATTCGCATTGGTGAGTTTTTATACACATCAGGTCAGATTGCATTAGACCCAGAAACCATGGAAATGATGAATGGTGAAATCGAACAGGAAACTGAATTGGTGTTAAAAAATGTCGAGGCGATATTAAAAGCAGGTAATATGAACCTGGGTCATGTTGTTAAAACCACAGTTTATCTAACTGACCTGGGCGAATTTACCAGAATGAATCAGGTTTACGAGAAGTTCTTTGCAGAGACCAAGCCAGCCCGAGCCTGTGTGCAGGTAGCAGCTTTGCCTAAAGGAGCTAAAGTGGAAATTGATGCAATTGCCCACACTTGA
- the recO gene encoding DNA repair protein RecO: MALYKTRAIVIKSMNLSESDRLVTFMTENHGKVKCVAKGARKVKNRFWGALEPMSLIHLIYFGKEHQSLFRLNQSDIIESFQTIREDFDKLYTGVYFLDLIDAMVLEGHWDPEIFSLLYQALAALDHQTELDPLRRLFEVRLLSLSGYKPQLENCVICRKKHENGMLPFSYTHNGIVCSSCSGKAKIDIQFSVGTKNYLKKLLNVEIKTCERLKFPKSQTEEIEMVTHRLILSHLGRELKSYPFIKKMANV, translated from the coding sequence ATGGCGCTCTATAAAACCAGAGCTATCGTTATTAAAAGCATGAACCTGTCTGAGTCAGACAGATTAGTCACATTCATGACCGAAAATCATGGGAAAGTAAAGTGTGTTGCCAAAGGTGCCAGAAAAGTCAAGAACCGTTTTTGGGGTGCTTTGGAGCCCATGTCCCTGATACACCTGATTTACTTTGGCAAAGAGCATCAAAGCCTCTTCCGGCTAAATCAATCTGATATCATCGAGTCTTTTCAGACTATCCGAGAAGATTTCGACAAGCTTTATACCGGTGTCTATTTTCTCGACCTGATTGACGCTATGGTGCTGGAAGGCCATTGGGATCCTGAAATATTTTCCCTGCTTTACCAGGCATTGGCTGCACTCGACCATCAGACCGAACTGGACCCTTTAAGAAGGCTATTTGAAGTCAGATTGCTTTCATTATCCGGGTACAAACCCCAACTCGAAAATTGTGTCATTTGTAGAAAAAAACATGAAAACGGTATGCTGCCTTTCAGCTACACACATAACGGGATTGTTTGCAGTTCATGCTCTGGAAAAGCAAAGATAGATATACAATTCAGTGTAGGCACAAAAAATTACTTAAAAAAGCTATTAAATGTAGAAATCAAAACCTGTGAAAGGTTAAAATTTCCAAAGTCTCAAACAGAGGAAATTGAGATGGTGACCCATCGTCTTATTCTTTCCCATTTAGGACGTGAATTAAAGTCCTACCCTTTTATTAAAAAAATGGCAAACGTTTAG
- a CDS encoding methylated-DNA--[protein]-cysteine S-methyltransferase — translation MYKRFNHGLGNETVFYTVFKNPIGLTGLAATEKGLILLANKVRSEKEFSSHLKNGMGFQIIKKPGHFTELVKQFKKYFKGELKSFKFPLDLRLGTPFQQSVWKRLLTIPYGATRSYKWLAQSIKNPNSARAVGNANGKNPLSIIVPCHRVVRENGELGGYTGGVQTKRFLLTLEKAI, via the coding sequence ATGTATAAAAGATTCAACCATGGCTTGGGCAATGAAACGGTTTTTTATACTGTTTTTAAAAACCCCATTGGTTTAACCGGCCTTGCAGCAACAGAAAAAGGCTTGATTCTACTGGCAAATAAGGTCCGTAGCGAAAAAGAATTCTCATCTCATTTAAAAAACGGTATGGGGTTTCAGATAATAAAGAAACCAGGACACTTCACTGAACTCGTGAAACAGTTTAAAAAATACTTTAAAGGTGAACTGAAGTCCTTTAAATTTCCTCTGGACTTAAGACTGGGAACCCCCTTCCAGCAGTCGGTATGGAAACGCCTTCTCACAATTCCATATGGAGCGACCCGAAGTTATAAATGGCTGGCCCAATCCATCAAGAACCCCAACTCTGCCCGCGCAGTCGGGAACGCAAATGGGAAAAATCCACTTTCCATCATAGTCCCCTGCCACAGGGTTGTGCGTGAAAATGGTGAGCTGGGTGGATATACAGGAGGAGTTCAGACCAAACGCTTTCTGTTGACTTTGGAAAAGGCAATCTAA
- a CDS encoding TRAP transporter large permease subunit encodes MIAVGIIILAIMGVPLFAIIGLSALVSFYNAEIDSAAIFIELYRVASNPTLIAIPLFTFSGFILAHGKTPERLARISQTILSGTPGGIPIAILMACAFFTALTGASGVTIIALGGLLYPLLLREKYGENFSLGMITSSGSLGLLFPPSLPLILYGLIAQVSIDKLFIAGIVPGLIMILILSLFAITRSSQSSKTFNWAEAKSALIDASWELPLPFIILLGIYGGFLTVTEAASVTVVYVILIETFIYKDLDIFRDLPNLMKESMMLVGTILIILGTAMGFTSYLVDEQVPMTILSTMKQFIHDPLTFLMVLNVFLLIVGCMMDIFSAIIVVVPLIIPIAKSFDINMIHLGIVFLTNLEIGYSTPPVGINLFIAATRFEKPVLKLYQSVLPFLGLRLIGLILITYIPAISLFLVDWIAYK; translated from the coding sequence ATGATCGCTGTCGGAATCATAATCCTGGCAATAATGGGAGTCCCACTGTTTGCCATTATTGGACTCTCGGCCCTCGTTTCGTTTTATAATGCCGAGATAGATTCAGCCGCAATATTCATTGAGTTATATAGAGTAGCCAGCAACCCAACTCTCATCGCCATACCCCTATTCACATTTTCCGGGTTTATCCTCGCTCATGGTAAAACCCCCGAACGACTTGCCAGGATCTCCCAAACCATTTTAAGTGGCACACCCGGAGGCATACCTATTGCGATTCTAATGGCCTGTGCGTTTTTCACTGCGCTTACCGGGGCATCCGGAGTAACCATTATCGCTTTGGGCGGCCTTTTGTATCCTCTCTTATTACGTGAAAAGTATGGAGAAAACTTTTCTCTGGGGATGATCACTTCATCAGGCAGTCTTGGGCTGTTATTCCCTCCCTCTCTGCCGCTTATTTTATATGGCCTGATCGCCCAGGTTAGCATCGACAAACTATTCATTGCAGGAATTGTACCCGGCCTGATCATGATCCTGATCTTATCGCTATTCGCAATCACACGCAGCAGCCAATCCAGTAAAACCTTTAACTGGGCCGAAGCCAAATCCGCACTGATAGATGCCAGCTGGGAGTTACCTCTTCCATTTATTATATTACTTGGAATCTATGGGGGATTCTTAACCGTAACAGAAGCGGCATCCGTCACGGTTGTCTATGTAATCCTGATAGAAACTTTTATTTATAAGGACCTTGATATATTCCGTGATTTACCGAATTTGATGAAAGAAAGTATGATGCTGGTTGGAACCATTCTCATCATTCTGGGAACCGCAATGGGGTTCACCAGTTACCTGGTAGATGAACAAGTACCCATGACGATACTTTCTACGATGAAACAATTCATCCATGACCCTCTAACATTTTTAATGGTCTTAAATGTTTTTCTGCTAATCGTTGGTTGTATGATGGACATATTTTCAGCGATCATTGTGGTTGTTCCTCTGATTATTCCTATTGCAAAGAGCTTTGACATAAACATGATACATCTTGGAATAGTTTTCCTGACTAATCTTGAAATCGGTTATTCCACACCTCCTGTCGGCATAAACCTTTTTATTGCCGCAACACGTTTTGAAAAACCTGTACTAAAACTTTATCAATCTGTTTTGCCATTCCTGGGATTAAGGTTGATAGGGCTCATTTTGATAACCTATATACCGGCAATCAGTCTCTTTTTAGTTGATTGGATTGCATATAAATAG
- a CDS encoding TRAP transporter small permease has protein sequence MHIIKNIDQFLEKIEGALIVLILSLTILLSFGQMLSRNFFDMGIVWGDTLLRQWVLWLGFLGASIAVRHDKHISIELLSNLPNLFLDRTLKAFTRFSAGIISGFLTWSAWSFMLFEKDAESILFLNIPVWIFQAILPYSFLVIAIRFIISGFEILLVENDSRPTIK, from the coding sequence ATGCACATAATAAAGAATATTGATCAGTTTCTGGAAAAAATTGAAGGCGCTCTAATTGTCTTAATACTGAGTCTCACGATTCTACTCTCATTCGGCCAAATGTTATCGCGGAACTTCTTTGACATGGGAATTGTATGGGGAGACACTCTTCTCCGTCAATGGGTACTCTGGCTTGGCTTTTTAGGGGCTTCGATAGCAGTCAGACATGATAAACATATATCTATTGAGTTATTATCAAATCTGCCAAACCTTTTTCTAGATCGCACTTTAAAGGCATTTACCCGGTTCTCAGCTGGCATTATCAGCGGTTTTCTGACCTGGTCTGCATGGTCATTCATGTTGTTTGAGAAAGACGCGGAGTCCATCCTTTTTCTGAATATACCCGTCTGGATATTTCAAGCTATCCTGCCCTATAGTTTTCTGGTCATAGCCATACGTTTCATAATAAGCGGTTTTGAAATCCTATTAGTTGAAAACGATTCCAGGCCGACAATCAAATGA
- a CDS encoding formylglycine-generating enzyme family protein, whose amino-acid sequence MNMVLHVFFIWFVIFSKVEANPYSDMVHIPAGEFDMGSPEGEGKKNEQPSHKVYLDAYYIDKYEVTFKDFEEYLSSNAKQYPTITGWIDRKARPEMVNKPIFGLQWKRCKRYCEWKGKRMPTEAEWERSAKGIEGRKYPWGNEPPDEKRSNFGNCCFIQKGKVLSQVGSFEEGASPEGIYDLGGNVAEWVYDWYDKKYYSKSPYKNPKGPKKGKYHVIRGGAWNSLPVYLRSSSRYGDSDAKDYYGIGCRCAKSAD is encoded by the coding sequence ATGAATATGGTATTACATGTCTTTTTTATCTGGTTTGTCATTTTTTCCAAGGTTGAGGCAAACCCCTATTCTGATATGGTTCATATCCCAGCAGGGGAGTTTGACATGGGTAGTCCTGAAGGGGAGGGAAAGAAAAACGAGCAACCCAGTCATAAGGTTTATCTGGATGCTTATTATATTGACAAATATGAGGTGACTTTTAAAGATTTTGAGGAATATCTGTCTTCCAATGCAAAGCAATACCCAACTATAACTGGATGGATAGACCGCAAGGCGAGACCTGAAATGGTTAATAAACCTATTTTTGGGTTGCAGTGGAAACGTTGCAAAAGATATTGCGAGTGGAAAGGTAAGCGTATGCCAACTGAGGCAGAATGGGAACGTTCAGCAAAAGGTATAGAAGGAAGGAAATACCCCTGGGGTAACGAGCCTCCCGATGAAAAGCGTTCAAACTTCGGGAATTGTTGTTTTATACAAAAAGGTAAGGTCCTTTCACAGGTTGGCAGCTTTGAAGAAGGTGCTAGTCCTGAAGGGATTTATGACCTTGGTGGTAATGTTGCCGAATGGGTGTATGACTGGTATGATAAAAAATATTATAGCAAAAGCCCCTATAAAAACCCCAAAGGGCCCAAAAAAGGTAAATACCACGTTATTCGCGGTGGTGCTTGGAACAGCCTTCCCGTATACCTCAGATCCTCCAGCCGCTATGGAGATAGTGATGCCAAGGATTATTATGGAATAGGATGTCGCTGTGCCAAGAGCGCGGATTAA
- the sppA gene encoding signal peptide peptidase SppA: MRLKAVKFFLLCTFIFFSACASIHLGPIMGPLEETTLEGDGEEKLLLIDLQGVISNKKDRSFTGATIELGMVEEVREIISKAEKDADIKALLVKVNSPGGTVTASDIIYHELMEYKKKKDIPVYVHVMDIAASGGYYIALAGDEIVAHPTSLVGSIGVIALKVNMESLMGKIGVEWEVVKSGDKKDFMSPFRPFTNEERKLFQNTIDNFHNRFVRKIADNRPELNQNEVTRLADGRVFDSEQAMNLNLIDGIGYISETVDNIKVKLGNPHLKIITYQREGNYKPNLYSISPQPPAINLINLNLGLNKNTLSPYFLYIWLP, translated from the coding sequence ATGAGACTTAAGGCTGTTAAGTTTTTTTTGTTATGCACTTTTATATTTTTCAGTGCTTGTGCTTCCATTCATCTTGGACCAATTATGGGGCCATTGGAAGAAACAACGCTGGAAGGTGATGGTGAGGAAAAATTACTCCTGATTGACTTGCAGGGTGTGATCAGTAATAAGAAAGATCGTTCCTTTACCGGAGCTACAATTGAACTGGGTATGGTGGAGGAGGTTAGGGAAATTATTTCGAAAGCTGAAAAAGATGCTGACATTAAAGCACTCCTGGTTAAAGTCAATAGTCCGGGCGGGACTGTGACTGCCAGCGATATTATTTATCATGAGTTAATGGAATATAAGAAGAAGAAAGATATTCCCGTTTACGTTCATGTCATGGATATTGCTGCTTCTGGTGGTTACTATATAGCTCTGGCTGGAGATGAAATCGTTGCGCACCCAACATCATTGGTAGGTAGTATTGGAGTTATTGCATTAAAAGTGAATATGGAAAGTTTGATGGGAAAAATAGGTGTTGAATGGGAAGTTGTGAAATCCGGTGATAAAAAAGATTTCATGTCACCATTTCGTCCTTTTACCAACGAAGAGCGGAAATTGTTTCAAAATACGATTGATAACTTTCATAACCGTTTTGTGCGTAAAATTGCTGATAACAGGCCTGAACTTAATCAAAATGAAGTAACAAGACTGGCTGATGGGCGTGTTTTTGATTCAGAACAGGCTATGAACCTGAATTTGATTGATGGGATAGGATACATCTCTGAAACTGTAGACAACATTAAGGTCAAATTAGGGAATCCGCATTTGAAGATCATTACCTACCAACGAGAGGGAAATTATAAACCAAACCTTTATTCTATTTCTCCACAACCCCCTGCTATTAATCTGATCAACTTAAATCTGGGGTTGAATAAAAATACTTTAAGTCCTTATTTCTTATATATTTGGCTTCCTTGA
- a CDS encoding MOSC domain-containing protein: MKIVSINIAEATNVFLSKGSKKKSLSGIFKKPVSKPVFLNYIGFEGDGVGDRRIHGGEDKAVCVYSVDHFQYWSEKLKREILPGAFGENLSLEGMLETQVNIGDIFEVGKAQVEVTQPRQPCHKLNKVFEDQSMACNVQTTGFSGFYLRVLKPGLVEPGAILNRIHEGHFSIEKANALLRRGGKNIQHMRELINIKALSEEWKDMFQKRLLKS; this comes from the coding sequence TTGAAGATAGTATCTATAAATATAGCGGAAGCTACAAATGTTTTTTTAAGTAAAGGCTCTAAAAAAAAATCCTTGTCGGGCATATTTAAGAAGCCTGTTTCTAAACCTGTATTTTTGAATTATATAGGCTTTGAGGGAGATGGGGTAGGGGACAGGCGTATTCATGGAGGCGAGGATAAAGCCGTATGTGTTTATTCTGTTGATCACTTTCAATATTGGAGTGAAAAGCTAAAACGTGAAATTTTACCCGGCGCTTTTGGTGAAAACCTGAGTCTGGAAGGTATGTTGGAAACTCAAGTCAATATAGGTGATATTTTTGAAGTGGGAAAGGCTCAAGTTGAAGTCACACAACCCCGTCAGCCCTGTCATAAACTCAATAAGGTTTTTGAAGACCAAAGTATGGCATGTAATGTTCAAACTACAGGGTTTAGTGGATTTTACTTAAGGGTTCTCAAACCGGGACTGGTTGAACCTGGAGCAATATTAAATAGAATTCATGAAGGCCACTTTTCCATTGAGAAAGCCAATGCTCTTCTGCGGAGGGGTGGAAAAAATATTCAACATATGCGGGAGTTGATCAATATTAAGGCTTTATCTGAGGAATGGAAGGATATGTTTCAAAAGCGTTTGCTCAAAAGTTAG
- the lpdA gene encoding dihydrolipoyl dehydrogenase: MSEKNIVVLGAGPGGYTAAFLAADLGMNVTLIDENLKAGGECLHRGCIPSKSLLHLSRLIEDTQNAEVCGLKFQRPEIDLNRIREWNREVINKMANGLSALCKQRGVKFLNGRAKFENGKSLIINGTDSISFDTCILATGSRPVFPTLFAEIENRTLTSTSALELQDIPGHLLVVGGGYIGLELGTVYSALGSRVTVVEMTGDLLTGVDRDLVRPLQARLKSQFQNILLNTEVTACNLDGEKVSVQFDGDKAADQFDRVLVAVGRTPNSEDLGLENTGVKINNWGFIQVDERFQTDEPSIFAIGDVIGGSMLAHKASAEGKAAVKYLTHGQFEGKSQCVPAVVFTDPEIAWCGMTETDAKNNNIKVQIAKFPWMASGRAQTLGRPEGMTKLILEPDTEQVLGMGITGVGAGELIGEGVLAVDNGLKAKDLANSIHPHPTLSETIMESAEVFYGEATHIYKKNRK; the protein is encoded by the coding sequence ATGAGTGAAAAAAATATTGTTGTTCTTGGAGCGGGTCCCGGCGGATATACGGCCGCTTTTCTAGCTGCTGATCTGGGCATGAACGTTACCTTGATCGATGAGAATTTAAAAGCTGGTGGTGAATGCCTTCATAGAGGATGCATTCCTTCCAAATCTCTGCTTCACCTTTCACGCCTTATTGAAGATACTCAAAATGCGGAAGTGTGTGGTTTGAAATTCCAGCGTCCGGAAATTGATTTGAACCGCATTCGTGAATGGAATCGTGAAGTTATAAATAAAATGGCTAATGGGCTGAGCGCACTTTGTAAACAGCGTGGAGTTAAGTTTTTAAATGGCAGGGCAAAATTTGAAAATGGAAAGAGCCTGATTATTAATGGTACAGATTCTATCAGCTTTGATACCTGTATTCTAGCGACAGGCTCACGGCCTGTTTTTCCCACACTGTTTGCAGAAATAGAAAATAGAACGCTTACATCGACCTCAGCCCTTGAGTTGCAGGATATCCCTGGGCATTTGTTAGTGGTAGGAGGAGGGTATATTGGCCTTGAGCTGGGAACGGTCTATTCCGCGTTGGGCAGTCGGGTGACTGTGGTAGAAATGACTGGAGATTTGTTAACCGGGGTGGATCGCGATTTGGTTCGGCCGTTGCAGGCAAGGTTGAAATCACAGTTTCAGAATATATTATTAAATACTGAAGTCACAGCCTGTAACTTGGATGGTGAAAAGGTTTCAGTCCAATTTGACGGTGACAAAGCAGCTGACCAGTTTGACCGTGTTTTAGTGGCTGTAGGAAGAACACCTAACTCAGAAGATTTAGGTTTGGAAAACACGGGAGTTAAGATAAATAATTGGGGATTCATCCAGGTGGATGAACGATTTCAAACTGATGAGCCTTCTATTTTTGCCATTGGTGATGTAATAGGTGGTTCAATGTTGGCCCATAAAGCATCTGCGGAAGGTAAAGCAGCTGTCAAGTATTTAACCCATGGTCAATTTGAAGGAAAATCACAATGTGTTCCTGCGGTGGTGTTTACAGACCCTGAGATAGCCTGGTGTGGAATGACTGAAACCGATGCAAAAAATAATAACATTAAGGTTCAGATTGCTAAATTTCCCTGGATGGCCTCAGGAAGGGCGCAAACTCTTGGCAGGCCGGAAGGTATGACAAAACTGATTCTTGAACCTGATACTGAGCAGGTCCTGGGAATGGGAATAACAGGCGTAGGAGCTGGCGAGTTAATTGGAGAAGGCGTATTGGCAGTTGATAATGGTTTGAAAGCAAAAGATCTGGCAAACTCAATTCATCCTCATCCAACGCTTTCTGAGACTATCATGGAATCGGCTGAAGTTTTTTACGGTGAGGCAACCCACATCTACAAAAAAAACAGAAAATAG
- a CDS encoding BolA family transcriptional regulator yields the protein MDTIQIINDNLKDKIAAEHVEILDESHLHRGHKAAGGGGHYSIIVVSPEFKNLNVMDRIRLVHTALAQEMTGTPKLIHALQVKTFDTAEWSEKSGTIR from the coding sequence ATGGATACTATTCAAATCATTAACGATAACCTTAAAGATAAAATTGCCGCAGAGCATGTCGAAATTCTGGATGAAAGTCATCTTCATCGGGGACATAAAGCAGCGGGCGGGGGTGGTCATTATTCAATCATTGTTGTATCGCCTGAATTTAAAAACCTCAACGTGATGGACCGCATCCGTCTTGTTCACACGGCATTAGCCCAGGAAATGACCGGTACCCCCAAGCTCATTCACGCTTTACAAGTCAAAACCTTTGATACTGCCGAGTGGAGTGAGAAGAGTGGAACTATTAGATAA
- a CDS encoding c-type cytochrome — protein MKIDFIVIGFIAAASGLFALYSTFGFIGAGAGLAVMVVYALLLKVKPRKVEEKSFFKNVRFKLPVIAILAGVIWILAGKFNFPIWWQIEFVTFAFVGFFYFTLLDWKTLSTEKSNFDWVKRLLATYALASGIFIGVTAQLPQFDPEFELAKLNKPPIKLTGLAGPEVIAAGREVFENNKCFNCHKVFWEGNSDRGPNLGTKQIGLYSEDYIKEQILEPRKIQAPGFDDPKSYKAMPTYYGDDIDDDEMTALVAYLKTMRDPTHMPVEGKFGDQWTWWDDKDVIAEGQQVFEGLHPATDGLNCAVCHGKDGIPMMTGALDFRNENNSDTNKIEGDHTDKPLKDWPDDLWYRRVTRGVPNTPMAPWGMIFNHLYLWKAEAYARTFHDPLEKRTAKRPVPPIPTKEEIESWKTNELFLDPLL, from the coding sequence ATGAAAATTGACTTTATAGTTATTGGATTTATTGCCGCTGCAAGCGGCCTCTTTGCATTATATAGTACTTTTGGCTTTATAGGAGCTGGTGCTGGATTAGCAGTTATGGTTGTTTATGCACTTCTTCTAAAGGTTAAGCCAAGAAAAGTAGAAGAGAAATCTTTCTTCAAAAATGTTAGGTTTAAGCTTCCAGTGATAGCTATTTTAGCTGGTGTTATCTGGATTCTTGCCGGAAAATTTAATTTTCCTATTTGGTGGCAAATAGAATTTGTCACTTTTGCTTTTGTAGGATTCTTTTACTTTACACTTCTTGACTGGAAAACACTATCCACTGAAAAGTCTAATTTTGATTGGGTTAAGCGTCTTCTAGCTACCTACGCGTTAGCTTCTGGTATATTTATTGGAGTAACAGCTCAGCTTCCACAGTTTGATCCTGAGTTTGAGTTAGCCAAATTAAACAAACCCCCTATAAAACTAACTGGGCTAGCAGGCCCTGAAGTAATCGCGGCAGGACGTGAAGTTTTTGAGAATAATAAATGTTTTAACTGTCATAAAGTATTTTGGGAAGGTAATTCAGACCGTGGACCAAATTTAGGCACCAAACAAATTGGACTATATTCTGAAGATTATATCAAAGAGCAAATACTGGAACCAAGGAAAATACAGGCACCAGGATTTGATGATCCAAAGTCATATAAAGCTATGCCCACCTATTATGGTGATGATATAGATGACGATGAAATGACTGCTCTTGTTGCGTACTTAAAAACTATGCGTGATCCCACCCACATGCCAGTAGAGGGGAAGTTTGGAGATCAATGGACTTGGTGGGATGATAAAGATGTTATTGCTGAAGGCCAACAAGTTTTTGAGGGATTACATCCTGCGACAGATGGACTTAATTGTGCAGTTTGTCATGGTAAAGATGGTATCCCAATGATGACAGGAGCGCTCGATTTTAGAAATGAAAATAACTCAGACACTAATAAAATTGAAGGGGATCATACTGACAAACCGTTAAAAGATTGGCCAGATGATCTTTGGTATCGCCGGGTTACACGGGGTGTTCCTAATACGCCTATGGCACCGTGGGGCATGATATTTAATCACCTTTACCTCTGGAAGGCTGAGGCCTATGCCAGGACTTTTCATGATCCTCTGGAAAAACGTACAGCCAAACGGCCTGTACCGCCAATACCCACCAAAGAGGAAATTGAGAGCTGGAAAACAAACGAGCTATTCCTTGATCCATTACTATAA
- a CDS encoding lipid A biosynthesis protein — protein sequence MTPNHWLILGFVGQALFGARFIIQWIVSERKGESTIPMAFWYCSISGAMVLLTYAVYKQDPVFIVGQSLGSVVYIRNLILIDRKRKSMEAVGVENE from the coding sequence ATGACACCCAACCATTGGTTGATCCTCGGATTTGTTGGCCAGGCACTTTTTGGAGCCCGGTTTATTATCCAGTGGATCGTTTCTGAAAGAAAGGGAGAAAGCACCATTCCCATGGCCTTTTGGTATTGCAGTATAAGCGGGGCTATGGTTCTTTTGACCTATGCAGTTTATAAGCAGGATCCCGTGTTTATTGTTGGTCAAAGCCTTGGAAGTGTTGTCTATATCCGCAACCTGATACTCATTGACCGCAAAAGAAAATCAATGGAAGCTGTAGGAGTTGAAAATGAGTAG
- a CDS encoding glycosyltransferase family 2 protein: protein MNSTDLSNPELSIVIPVYNERDNLIPLEDKLETELEKLRLSYEILLIDDGSNDGSAHLIQSLQKHNPRIRLIQFGHNHGQSAAFAAGFKAAKGNIFVTLDADLQNNPADIPLLLEEMKNYDVVCGWRHKRNDPWIKRISSKIGNAVRNKLSKEEIADTGCSLKAFRRECFDNVKLFKGMHRFFPTLMKMEGFRVTQVKVSHHPRLHGVSKYNIRNRLFSSFQDLMAIRWMKKRQINYDIIKED from the coding sequence ATGAATAGTACTGATTTAAGCAACCCTGAACTCTCTATTGTTATTCCTGTATATAACGAGAGGGATAACCTGATACCTCTTGAAGACAAGCTTGAAACAGAGCTTGAGAAACTTCGGCTCAGCTATGAAATACTTTTAATTGACGATGGGAGTAATGATGGCAGTGCGCATTTAATCCAATCTTTGCAAAAGCATAATCCACGTATCAGACTTATTCAGTTCGGCCACAACCATGGGCAATCAGCGGCATTTGCGGCGGGATTCAAAGCGGCAAAGGGCAATATTTTTGTAACCCTTGATGCGGATTTGCAGAATAACCCTGCCGATATCCCTTTGCTCCTTGAAGAAATGAAAAACTATGACGTGGTATGCGGCTGGAGACATAAAAGAAATGATCCCTGGATAAAAAGGATCTCCTCAAAAATAGGCAATGCAGTGCGCAACAAATTGAGCAAAGAGGAAATCGCTGATACGGGCTGCTCGTTGAAAGCGTTTCGACGGGAGTGTTTCGACAATGTGAAACTATTTAAAGGGATGCACCGTTTTTTCCCCACCTTGATGAAGATGGAAGGATTCCGGGTGACCCAGGTGAAGGTCAGCCACCACCCTCGCCTTCATGGTGTATCAAAGTACAATATTCGAAACCGTCTATTTTCTTCCTTTCAGGATTTAATGGCTATACGCTGGATGAAAAAACGTCAAATTAATTACGATATTATCAAGGAGGATTGA
- a CDS encoding SHOCT domain-containing protein — protein sequence MKVTFRSLNALDDAQGIKFRYPIILTEQQLNNHLLSLWYQNIVSPGKPKPAFSKEDVRTLTPLFKNSLKKVEPGKYLHFEFQSSGGLIEGQVFVTAEKIHWRFLKINNKLYSNDPLRLKKPTWKLVRMPGQAYQKQQTGGFKKYYNNRIIANIDLPYPKQRSQTRPTRKKHSQSSSESAGLQKKLGILQNLLDEGLIDKSEYEKKKEAVLNKHLNIDE from the coding sequence TTGAAGGTCACTTTCCGCAGTCTCAACGCTTTGGATGATGCTCAAGGTATCAAGTTTCGATATCCCATAATTCTTACGGAACAACAGCTAAACAACCACCTGCTTTCTCTCTGGTATCAAAATATCGTATCGCCGGGTAAACCCAAACCGGCATTTTCAAAAGAAGATGTGAGAACGCTAACCCCTCTTTTTAAAAATTCTTTGAAAAAAGTTGAACCGGGAAAATACCTTCATTTTGAATTTCAATCTTCCGGGGGTCTCATTGAAGGCCAGGTATTTGTCACGGCCGAAAAAATCCACTGGCGCTTTTTGAAAATAAACAATAAACTCTACTCCAACGATCCTTTGAGACTAAAGAAACCGACCTGGAAACTGGTTCGGATGCCGGGCCAAGCCTATCAAAAACAGCAAACAGGGGGTTTTAAAAAATATTATAATAATAGAATCATTGCCAATATCGATCTGCCTTATCCAAAACAAAGATCTCAAACTCGACCCACCAGGAAAAAGCATTCACAATCCAGCAGCGAAAGCGCAGGGTTGCAGAAAAAGCTTGGTATACTGCAAAACCTTTTGGACGAAGGGCTGATTGACAAGTCAGAATATGAGAAAAAGAAAGAAGCTGTGTTGAACAAGCACTTAAATATTGATGAATAA